Genomic segment of Salvia hispanica cultivar TCC Black 2014 chromosome 2, UniMelb_Shisp_WGS_1.0, whole genome shotgun sequence:
TCACTAGTTTTACCACAATTAAACCATGGGCTAACTTAAGTTTTGAGCAGTTTGATGTTGAACTAAGTAATCAACTTCACATGCTACGCGGCAATTAGCTTATAGCTTTTGCTTCGAAAACTTCTCTACCCCTTCATAAGGGAAACGTAATTAAGAGGTAATTTAAGTAGCTAATTAAGtgaatacatatttaatgagTGTGTCAGTGATTGTGTACTTAATAATTGGGGTTTATACAGTTGTAATCTTACTTGCATATCGAATTTCGATACACTTTGCTTGGGAGAGAGGAAGCTCATGTGAAATTAGGCTCCTTGTTTATGGCTTCATGACAGACTGCATGCTAACTGTAtcactattaattaattactaaatgttcatatttaatattgcATGTCACTGCATTACAGTCTTCGATTTTTCTCGTAGAAATACAGCAAATCATCGTTAGTTTGGTTTAAAATTAGTGATATGATCTCAGCAGGAACCGaccaaatattttgaatttttgatggAATATTATCCATCACATGATGGAAAAGTGCAATTTATTTGCTCTGAACGATGTTTagtgattttaatttaattcaaccGAGTTGATTTGAAGTTGGTTCttctttataatattatttcatttgaaaTTACAATACATTAAATTTACTACATGATTTTAAATGGGCCATGTCAGCCCACAACATAAATGGATTAAGGCTGCCGGATATCTGTAATTAATCTCAAGTCGATAACTATTTTGTTTGatccaattataatttcaaatcataAGTCAATTGCATGAATTAgtaaaacaaattatcaatATACACGAAAATATGCgcaaataaaaactaattaaggCATCTGTGAaccctttcttttctttcacataaattactaattcTGATATACTATTTGCATTTTGAAGATAAATGATTTATGATGTTATATGTCAATGTGGACGATCTCATGATTGAACAAGTATCAGGAATCAGGATTACTAATTTCATTAATGGTTTTAGTTACACtgataaaatactaacaaGAACAGCAGAATAAATTTCACATTGTGATTTTTCATTTGGGCTACTTCTAGCTTCATATTAGTGGGCTCTTCCATTCTTTCAGCCCATTAAGAAACTATTTCTTCAGGCCCAACTACTTACGGGCCTTTCTCCATCACTTCAATCTTAGGCCCAATTAAAAAACATTACTGGAAAATAACAGGTTATTAGATTCAACAAGTATATTTCTATTTGGTTGCAGAACTCTATCAGGCAAAATAATgtgatttctatttttttaaaattctgtatctttgaaaatttataaaaatttaatctaatttctaagaattatttttatagaaattaTAATCTCTAACAGCATTACTTTCTAACAATCAAAAGACCATAACTAATAGGGAATACTAAAGAATCCTTAACTTTCGAATTCGCAAAACTGATATTCACGTCTCAACATCATCCTTCCTAGATCTAAGAGTAAGTGGTGAAGGTGAATCGTTGAATGtagtattttgtaaataagttAGGAGTATGTTTTATGTCGAATGGATACGTGAGAAATTGAGGTCCAAGTTGTTGAGAGCATAAATGGAACCCCACACAgcaaaactaattaatgtgTGTCAACTGTCAAAGCAGCTTTGATGCGAGAAAATGGTGGACGGGAACCGGATACCAACATACAATACCTCACGATTTGTAAAGTGGAATGTGGACACCTTCTCTAACacccaaaattaaattcttcACTACATTTCATTGCGATTCTCAACTCCTCGCACTCAggcattctctctctcacacacattTCAATCGTTTTCCAACTTTTAAACCTTAACTACTGATCGTCGACTGCAATATTAGTTTGGTATTGTCTGTTTTGAGTCAAGCTCGCACGGATTTATTTTCAGTCACTTCCAAAAGACTtcaaactaattggggttggacaggattatatacaccttccaactttTTTCGCTCATTCGATGTGGGATGGATATGTACCCAACAACTACGTGGATTAATTATCCCAAGGTAGAACTTTTTGATGGTACTTAATATAATCTGAGCTCTCTCGATTTGGAAATTAGCAATTCAACATGGTTTTACTTAAATTCCAAttgttatactccctccgtcccaaggaagataaCCCATTTCTTGggtggcacgagattttatgcagttatattttgtgtgttaagaggagagagtaaagtagagataaaggtgtttccattttaagtaatgagtcatcttagttgggacaaaccaaaaaggaaagtgggtcatcttcaatgggacggagggagtactaattttcgaatttaaaatttaagcaACCTCATCATAATCATCcactaataaatactactactactatttctgTCCCACAAGATTATGAACTTTTTGTtgggcacaaattttaatgcacaaataataaagtaagatagaaaagaaagaaaaagtaattaaaatattttactgtAAGCAGAGATCGGGTCCCTCCTCatcaagagaaaaaagtttcaaaattttagaaaatgtctTGTGGACaactaagaaaaataaagaacaatTTTATGTGACAAGGCAGTATtatcaatatcattttcttaagtCAGATCAAATAACAGATTAAGTTTGTGGAGTAGTAGTTAATTAGACGAAGCAATGTCCAATTACGAAAACGACCCCGACCGACACCCCAAATCCAATAAATAGGGTAGGCAATAAACAAACTAAAGATATTAGTAATAGAAGATAGTAACAAAAGTCACGAGATGGAATAAATTATAGAGAATAGCAgataggagtatttaatacAGATAATATTAGTAGTCCACCACCTAAACACCaataaaataagtactccctcctccTACACAAAAACTTtcataataaaacaaattttaaaacaaaattaaaaaaataagaaaataaataaaaagaaagatgtGTTAGTTGAAAATTGATGTCAACAAAAAAGTTTCTATCTTTAGAGATggatggaatattaaaataatcacaattattcataaaatttgataaagatTGAACTCAAGGAACACAAAAGGTAGAAACACTTGTCCTAGAGCCGTATATACAGAATGTGTAGAAATGGTTGAGTGTTGAGTGTTGAGTGTCCTAATCCAAGCCATACCACATCATTCACGCAATGCCACAACCACAACCACGGCGCAGATTCTAGCTTGACCAATAGTCCAAGAACAAAAGCccagaagaaaataaaaacaaatgtgGAGGCAGGAGGCAGAATTCCATTTCACGCATTCCGAAACTACCCCTCTCTGGGCTCCCAATTTCACAGTCTCCAACTCAGGCTCAGCTATCGGAGATCAGCATCTGGTGTTTAAAGAGATCATATGGGGCCCACAGATAATCCAAGGTACAAGCCCTCTTGGCGTCGAGCCTGAGCCACGGCTTCCCCTTGCCGCTCCAGTGCAGCAGGCTGACCGGGCCGGGGTGGAGGTCCCGGCATAGCCCCCGCAGATTGTCGCCGCCGAGGCCGTGCTGGTTCCAGCGGTGGTCGACGGGGGCGACGTCTCCGGCGAAGACGAGGAGGAAGGGCGGGAGGGAGCCGAGGTCGTAGATTCGGTAGCGCTTCTGGATCCTCATCCAGTGCTCGAGCTTCTGAGTGAAGGCGTGGCGGCGCCACTTGAGGAGGTCGATGACCATGACGCCGGTGTTGAAGTAGCAGGGCGTGCGGCGGCGGAAGGTGGCGCCGAGGGAGGGGGTGGACCAGAATGTGGGGGTGAAGTAGTGGGTGAAGTTGGCGTGGCAGTACTGGGGGGCGCCGAGGACGTGCGAGTGGAGGTTGGTGTTCCAGAGATGGGCGATGTCGTCGACGAGGATGAGGTCGGAGTCGAGGTAGATGACGCGGGCGAGGGAGCGGGGGAGGAGGGAGGGGAGGTAGATGCGGGCGTAGTTGAGGGGCTGGTCCAGGGCGTGGCGGACGGAGGAGGAGATGAGGGGGAGGACGGCGGAGGGGTGGAAGGGGTAGAGGTGGAAGCGGAGGAAGGGGAAGGTGGCGGCCACGGTGGAGCGGAGCAGGGGGTGGTGGAGGGGGACGGACAGGAAGTGGAACACGGTGTTCTCCGGGCAGGAGGAGTGCTGGAGGACGGACAGGACGGCGGCGATGGAGCCGCGCAGGTAAGGGGTCGAGTAGTCCAGGGTCATGGCGATGTGGACCACCTCCGTGGGACTGGGGGAGCACGACTTGCCGTTGCGGAATGCGGGGGCCTCGTTGAATTGGGGGTGCGAAGCGGCGGAGTGTGCGAGGAGGACAAGGAGAGTGGCGATCAGGATTCGCGGCATCGTCATCAGTGTGATGACTGATGAGAGATCAGAATCAGATAAGGAGGAGGTGGATTATGGGAACCAGACTGTCTCGCCAATTCCCATTTATACCCTTCCTACTATTTTATtcctaaaatattattttcctaCTCAACCTACATTCTTTACTCCATCCACATTCCAGATTAATAAATCctactccattttttaattcattctcCTTGCATTATActcaaatggagtattaaaattcgtatGTGAATGATTGTAAATCTATActaaaactatgaaatttgatcagattttatctttataaaatactactactaattatttatatatctttGACATTTTTATCCATGCTTGGTAATTCGCCTAAAAAAACTATAACTACAAATCAAGAGTGTGAAATTTTCCTTTAGAACTGCACCAAGTCGAATGTGCTTTTGTAATTGAATCTAATATTTCGAGATATGCCTTTGATATAGGGTCTAAAATACAAAATGtcactccctccgttctatagtaatagagtcattttgccattttggtacgttccatagtaatagagtcatttccctttttagtaaaagtcaacacatttttccacacctactttactctctcttacttttttctctcttcatctctctatctttttcatttttcactttattctttctttacttactcacctaacacaagttttcttaatctccgtgccgaaaacaaacgcctccattactatggaacggaatGATACCCTTGAGGTCCCATATGCACTCCTCGCGACCGTCGTCTACCCACGGATGACTCCTATTCGACTCTACATAAAAGCTTGCACTAGTCACGTAGCTCGAAACGGGGTCCACTAAGTTACTGGTGAAGAATCCGTCATTGGATGTATGATTTGTTTTCTTCAGCAACATGTTCTGGATTAATCATACTGTAAAGATctcaaattattgaattattcaaTGTAGGTTGTACTACTTCTCATTTTTCTCTCAaaatatcttttgtttttgtcaATTTACGACCATAAGAACATTGGTGAATGCACAAAAATATCGGATAAGAGCATGTTTCTCCACTTTTTTGTAGGAGTCAGAAATTTGAAGTTTTCAATATCGCGGGGCAAAGGATGATGAGGAATTTTGTGGAAATCTTGAGAAGATGGTGATTGTGCCAATTCAGTGAACATTTTGTAGAATGATGGATTGTTTGGATAAAATGAAAGTGCATGTTTGGGAGATGTCATGTGCTCTCAgccaaatttcaaattgttttcaatAAGGGTTCGACTTTGTTTGGTATCATAGGCCTAGATAAGACCGCCTATCTAGGTTCTTCCTCCACTTTGATTGGTATGATATGTACCTCAAGATATCGGTAAAGTAAGCACGACCCGGTACGGAATAAGATACCTTAACAACATAGTGGCATTTGAGGTATAAACAACTAGATGAAATCTAAAATAGTGACATAACTTGGAACCACCTGCTACAAAATGAGCTTTGCTGCATCCAATATACTACTGCTAGTACTTGTTTAGTTAACTGGGAAAATAGTTTtctcaattcaaaatttcatatcatAGACAGAATCAAACACATTAAATAACACACCTGCTACAAAATGATAGACAGTATAATTAACATGCATGGGACAGTCTCGCACTTGTCTCATctacatacatacataaataattggcacttattataaaagtaaaaaatttaaaaacataaggaaattattttatcaaaattttgcaATGACGGTTCCGAAGAGAATAGTCGTGAGGGCTAGCTACTGCAATGTGTTACAGACTGAGTATGCTGGAGGCTGAGGAGTGAGAAATCGGCATGACAGTACGAGCCTTGCACCATGCGCGGATGCTGCACAGCCATCCCAGACAACTGTGTGACGTGCACTGGCGGACCTACACTTAATGGGGGAGGGCTTTAGCCCCCtaatgaattcatttttttaattattttctactataaagttctaaaatttattcatattctatacacattattatataaaagccCCTACTAAAAATCTAAGTTacctataaatttatttttaaggtaaaatttgagaatttagCCCCTACTCCCGTGaatttctgcgtccgccactggcGACGTGTGCAAACGTCCACACTAGCGAAATGTGTGatatctcatttatttttaattagaaaatcaatttttattattttatatttttttattttttccacttGAAAacagtaatattttattttatttttatcaaaccCCCTCCTTTAAATggagtagtactccctccgtttcttcatagttgaggcggaacttttcggcacggagttttagaaatgaatgttgggggtgttaaataaatgagtgaactacataaatggtacctgatctttcattttcgcacataaatgatacctgatctttattttatatcgtttttgatacccagtgacaaaaataaccctaggtaccaaatatgtgattatttttcatggaggatatttttggatattttcattaaatagtaccaaatatgtgattattttttcttcctttcttatttctctttttcttctttagtttcttcttctttcttttttcttcattttcttctttctttttaatattttatcttcctttcttttatcttttttctctttagtttatgtttcttcttccttcttttttcttctttctttttagtggtttatacatacatctaattgcattcataatataaataaaaaataaaatacttaattaaattaattatttaaagtaattaaataaattgaatattttttattaaattattttatactcattttaaggttgaaacacctaactaaaaatattcaactttttatatcattatgaatacaattcacaatgttaaatttttattaaggttATATTGAgtagttactaatttaatgtaaaataataattattattattacataatattatgtgattcataatttatataattatactacaattatttattaattactatcagtttttagtattataacaataataatctatattgattagttactaatttaatgtaaaataataataataataattacataatatcatgtgattcataatttatataattatactataactatttattaattactattaatttttagtattataacaataataattggatataattataactataattatatttaagtataatattaacaatgaatattaatattaatattgattaataataataatagtataaagaattaggagaatgagagaagatattataatatcacttttggtactaattttatgtttgcccaaaataccctttatgatataaatggaaacatatatttgtttaaaggacaatttgggaagaaaattgcatcaggtacaaaaaatgtgatttataggtaccaaaaacgatataaaataaagatcaggtaccatttacgtgcgaaagtgaaagatcaggtaccatttatgtaattcactctaaataaatagataaaaaagtaagagaggggaaaaggtggagaaaataaagtataaagtaaataaagtagagagaataaagtaagagagggtaaagtaagaaagatgaaaaaattactataaaaggagaaacgactcaactatgaagaagcttcccgaaatagtaaaatgactcaattatgaagaaacAGAGGGAATAGTAAACTTCTCTCCCACTTTATATACACTTCAAAatcaacttcttcttcttctccttctccttcaagtcagtatgttttattttgtctatgatttaaaattgagaaaacaTATTTTCCTAgttagcaaaaaaaatatagatagtGCAAAGCTCATCTTAACTAATAAGAAATCTTTCATTCAACCAATAAATTTAGGATTTGAGTAATCTCATAAATGTACTGATGTACATGTATGTTATTATGTACTACTCTATATAGATTAAATATGTTTTAAGTTTTCTCAAACAAATATAATGCTAATGGATTGATGTAGCATTTGAATTTACTAGTGGTTTTTCACTACATTATTATGGAAAAGAATTTGAGATCTAGATCAAAATTAGGGTGGATAATGGGAGATAAATAGGATGCACATTCTATTGTTTCATTTATTGCTTTAAAGtgtatttaacaaaattttaagtacATAGTATTCTTGTTTTATAAACTCCCAATAAATGTTAGATTGAAC
This window contains:
- the LOC125205832 gene encoding probable galacturonosyltransferase-like 3 encodes the protein MTMPRILIATLLVLLAHSAASHPQFNEAPAFRNGKSCSPSPTEVVHIAMTLDYSTPYLRGSIAAVLSVLQHSSCPENTVFHFLSVPLHHPLLRSTVAATFPFLRFHLYPFHPSAVLPLISSSVRHALDQPLNYARIYLPSLLPRSLARVIYLDSDLILVDDIAHLWNTNLHSHVLGAPQYCHANFTHYFTPTFWSTPSLGATFRRRTPCYFNTGVMVIDLLKWRRHAFTQKLEHWMRIQKRYRIYDLGSLPPFLLVFAGDVAPVDHRWNQHGLGGDNLRGLCRDLHPGPVSLLHWSGKGKPWLRLDAKRACTLDYLWAPYDLFKHQMLISDS